One region of Elephas maximus indicus isolate mEleMax1 chromosome 23, mEleMax1 primary haplotype, whole genome shotgun sequence genomic DNA includes:
- the SLITRK3 gene encoding SLIT and NTRK-like protein 3, with protein sequence MMKASIAETLHRGRMLWIILLSTVALGWTTPIPLIEDSEEIDEPCFDPCYCEVKESLFHIHCDSKGFTNISQIIEFWSRPFKLYLQRNSMRKLYTNSFLHLNNAVSINLGNNALQDIQTGAFNGLKMLKRLYLHENKLDVFRNDTFLGLESLEYLQADYNVIKRIESGAFRNLSKLRVLILNDNLIPMLPTNLFKAVSLTHLDLRGNRLKVLFYRGMLDHIGRSLMELQLEENPWNCTCEIVQLKSWLERIPYTALVGDITCETPFHFHGKDLREIRKTELCPLLSDSEVEASLGIPHLSSSKENAWPTKPSSMLSSVHFTASSVEYKSSNKQPKPTKQPRTPRPPSTSQALYPGPNQPPIAPYQTRPPIPIICPTGCTCNLHINDLGLTVNCKERGFNNISELLPRPLNAKKLYLSSNLIQKIYRSDFWNFSSLDLLHLGNNRISYVQDGAFINLPNLKSLFLNGNDIEKLTPGMFRGLQSLHYLYFEFNIIREIQPAAFSLMPNLKLLFLNNNLLRTLPTDAFAGTSLARLNLRKNYFLYLPVAGVLEHLNAIVQIDLNENPWDCTCDLVPFKQWIETISSVSVVGDVLCGSPENLTHRDVRTIELEVLCPEVLHAAPAGASPAQPADSHLAGGPTSASPYEFSPSGGPVPLSVLILSLLVLFFSAVFVAAGLFAYVLRRRRKKLPFRSKRQEGVDLTGIQMQCHRLFEDGGGGGGGSGSGVRPTFSSPEKAPTVGHVYEYIPHPVTQMCNNPIYKPREEEEVVISSVQEPGGAECGGPGTQPPGMGEVLLGSEQFAETPKENHSNYRTLLEKEKEWTLAMSGSQLNTIVTVNHHHPHPHPHHPGGGGVSGVVAGSGGDFAGFRHHEKNGGVVLFPPGGGFGGSSMLLDRERPQPAPCTVGFVDCLYGTVPKLKELHVHPPGMQYPDLQQDARLKETLLFSAGKGFTDQQTQKSDYLELRAKLQTKPDYLEVLEKTTYRF encoded by the coding sequence ATGATGAAAGCTTCCATAGCTGAGACGCTTCACAGAGGGAGGATGTTGTGGATAATTCTTCTAAGCACAGTTGCTCTAGGATGGACTACCCCGATTCCCCTGATAGAGGACTCAGAGGAAATAGATGAGCCCTGTTTCGATCCATGCTACTGTGAAGTTAAAGAAAGCCTCTTTCACATACATTGTGACAGTAAAGGATTTACAAATATTAGTCAGATTATAGAGTTCTGGTCAAGACCTTTTAAACTGTATCTGCAAAGGAATTCAATGAGGAAATTGTATACCAACAGTTTTCTGCATTTGAATAATGCTGTGTCCATCAACCTTGGGAACAATGCATTGCAGGACATTCAAACAGGAGCTTTCAATGGCCTTAAGATGTTAAAGAGGCTGTATCTACATGAGAACAAGCTAGATGTCTTCAGAAATGATACCTTTCTAGGCTTGGAAAGCCTGGAATATCTGCAGGCAGATTACAATGTCATTAAACGTATTGAGAGTGGAGCATTTCGGAACCTAAGTAAATTGAGGGTTCTGATTTTAAACGATAATCTCATCCCCATGCTTCCAACCAATTTATTTAAGGCTGTCTCTTTAACCCATTTGGACCTACGTGGAAACAGGTTAAAGGTTCTTTTTTACCGAGGAATGCTAGACCACATTGGCAGAAGCCTGATGGAGCTCCAGCTGGAAGAAAATCCCTGGAACTGTACATGTGAGATTGTACAATTGAAGAGTTGGCTGGAACGCATTCCTTACACAGCCCTGGTAGGAGACATCACTTGTGAGACCCCTTTTCATTTCCATGGAAAGGACCTCCGGGAAATCAGGAAGACAGAACTCTGTCCCTTGTTGTCTGACTCTGAGGTGGAGGCTAGTTTGGGGATCCCCCACTTGTCATCAAGCAAGGAGAATGCATGGCCAACGAAGCCTTCATCAATGTTGTCCTCAGTCCATTTTACTGCTTCTTCTGTTGAATATAAGTCCTCAAATAAACAGCCTAAACCCACCAAACAGCCCCGAACACCAAGGCCACCCTCCACATCCCAAGCTTTATATCCTGGTCCAAACCAGCCCCCCATTGCTCCTTACCAGACCAGACCACCCATTCCCATTATATGCCCTACTGGGTGCACCTGTAATTTGCACATCAATGACCTTGGCTTGACAGTCAACTGCAAAGAACGGGGATTTAATAACAtttctgaacttcttccaaggccATTGAATGCCAAGAAACTGTACCTGAGTAGCAATCTGATTCAGAAAATATACCGTTCTGATTTTTGGAATTTCTCTTCTTTGGATCTCCTGCATCTGGGGAACAATCGTATTTCTTATGTCCAAGATGGGGCCTTCATCAACCTGCCCAACCTGAAAAGCCTCTTTCTCAATGGCAACGATATTGAGAAGCTGACACCAGGCATGTTCCGAGGCCTACAGAGTTTGCACTACTTGTATTTTGAGTTCAATATCATCCGAGAAATTCAGCCTGCAGCCTTCAGCCTCATGCCCAACTTGAAGCTGCTATTCCTCAACAACAACTTGCTGAGGACCCTGCCAACAGACGCTTTTGCGGGCACATCCTTGGCCCGGCTTAACTTGCGGAAGAACTACTTCCTCTACCTTCCTGTGGCTGGTGTCCTGGAGCACTTGAATGCCATTGTCCAGATAGACCTCAATGAGAATCCTTGGGATTGCACCTGTGACCTGGTCCCCTTCAAGCAGTGGATTGAAACCATCAGCTCAGTCAGTGTGGTGGGTGATGTACTTTGTGGGAGCCCTGAGAACCTCACCCACCGTGATGTGCGCACCATTGAGTTGGAAGTTCTCTGCCCAGAGGTGCTGCATGCTGCACCAGCTGGAGCATCCCCAGCCCAGCCTGCAGATTCTCACCTTGCTGGGGGACCAACAAGTGCATCACCTTATGAGTTCTCTCCCTCTGGGGGCCCAGTGCCACTTTCTGTGTTGATTCTCAGCTTGCTGGTTCTGTTCTTTTCAGCAGTCTTTGTTGCTGCGGGCCTTTTTGCCTATGTGCTACGACGCCGCCGGAAGAAGCTGCCCTTTAGAAGCAAGCGGCAGGAAGGTGTGGACCTAACTGGAATCCAGATGCAATGCCACCGGCTTTTtgaggatggtggaggtggtgggggtGGAAGTGGAAGTGGGGTTCGACCAACTTTTTCATCTCCAGAGAAGGCCCCTACTGTGGGTCATGTGTATGAGTACATCCCCCACCCGGTGACCCAGATGTGCAACAACCCCATCTATAAGCCTCGTGAGGAGGAGGAGGTAGTCATTTCATCAGTACAAGAACCAGGGGGTGCAGAATGTGGGGGTCCTGGGACACAACCACCAGGGATGGGTGAGGTTCTCCTAGGAAGTGAGCAGTTTGCTGAGACACCCAAGGAGAACCACAGCAACTACCGGACCTTGCTGGAAAAGGAGAAAGAGTGGACCCTGGCAATGTCCGGCTCCCAGCTCAACACCATAGTGACAGTGAACCaccatcaccctcaccctcaTCCTCACCACCCAGGAGGTGGTGGGGTTTCAGGGGTAGTTGCGGGAAGTGGGGGAGACTTTGCTGGGTTCCGCCATCATGAGAAGAACGGTGGCGTGGTGCTGTTTCCTCCTGGGGGAGGCTTTGGTGGTAGCAGTATGCTACTAGACCGAGAAAGGCCGCAACCAGCCCCCTGCACAGTGGGATTTGTGGACTGTCTCTATGGCACAGTGCCCAAATTAAAGGAACTGCACGTCCACCCTCCTGGCATGCAATACCCAGACTTACAGCAGGACGCCAGGCTCAAAGAAACCCTTCTCTTCTCTGCTGGAAAGGGCTTCACAGACCAACAAACCCAAAAAAGTGATTACCTCGAGTTAAGGGCCAAACTTCAAACCAAGCCGGATTACCTCGAAGTCctggaaaagacaacatataggTTCTAA